The following proteins are encoded in a genomic region of Hyla sarda isolate aHylSar1 chromosome 3, aHylSar1.hap1, whole genome shotgun sequence:
- the TAAR1 gene encoding trace amine-associated receptor 1 — translation MQLQYCFETMNKSCEKNNWSNSIRIPMYVFMVSTILATLAGNLAVIISIAHFKQLHSPTNYLILSMATVDFLLGCLVMPYSMVRSVENCWYFGEIFCKIHTGTDIMLSTASIFHLSFISVDRYYAVCDPLRYKTRINLFTVLAMIATSWVVPAIFAFGMIFLELNIKGAESYFYNEVSCVGGCFVFFSETSGVVASMLSFFIPGFIMICVYGKIYIIARRQARSIKDATNQTQFQIALEEAQQGSRCRERKAAKTLGTIMGVFLICWSPFFFSTATDPFMNYGIPPIVIDAFVWIGYLNSTFNPLVYAFFYLWFRRALKMILFGKVFHVDSSRTILYYE, via the coding sequence ATGCAATTACAATACTGTTTTGAAACAATGAACAAGTCGTGCGAAAAGAATAACTGGTCAAACAGCATAAGGATTCCTATGTATGTGTTCATGGTAAGCACCATTTTGGCCACATTGGCTGGAAATCTTGCTGTGATCATCTCTATAGCTCATTTCAAGCAGCTTCACTCACCAACAAATTACCTGATCCTTTCTATGGCTACCGTGGACTTTCTATTGGGATGCCTTGTTATGCCATATAGTATGGTGAGATCAGTGGAGAACTGCTGGTATTTTGGAGAAATCTTCTGTAAAATCCATACAGGAACAGACATAATGCTCAGTACAGCTTCCATATTTCATCTCTCATTTATCTCTGTAGATAGATATTACGCAGTATGTGACCCACTGAGATATAAGACAAGAATAAATCTTTTTACAGTACTTGCAATGATCGCTACCAGTTGGGTGGTACCTGCTATTTTTGCCTTTGGTATGATCTTTCTTGAGCTTAATATAAAGGGTGCGGAATCCTATTTCTACAATGAGGTCAGCTGTGTTGGAGGGTGCTTTGTGTTTTTTAGTGAAACATCTGGGGTAGTAGCCTCCATGTTGtccttttttattcctggatttaTTATGATCTGTGTTTATGGAAAAATATACATCATTGCCAGGAGACAAGCAAGGTCAATAAAAGATGCTACGAATCAGACCCAATTCCAGATCGCTCTCGAAGAAGCACAACAAGGATCCCGATGCAGAGAGAGGAAAGCGGCCAAAACCCTGGGAACAATCATGGGAGTTTTCCTTATTTGTTGGTCGCCCTTCTTTTTCTCCACAGCTACCGATCCATTTATGAACTATGGTATTCCACCTATTGTCATCGACGCATTTGTATGGATTGGATATTTAAATTCAACCTTCAACCCATTGGTCTATGCTTTCTTCTATTTGTGGTTCCGGAGAGCTTTAAAAATGATCTTGTTTGGAAAAGTTTTTCATGTTGATTCTTCTAGAACGATTTTATATTATGagtaa